The Lactobacillus acidophilus DNA segment CGTCCCAATTGAATTACAGTACCGCCGGCCTTATAAACTAGATCACTGGTTTCAGCAACCATCGTTTCAACTGAATGTGATGGAGTAGTCGCAATAAATACCAAATCACCCTTTTGAATAGTAATCATGCTATGACGCTTTTGAGCCATTTTTTGCAATGAATTTAATGGCTCACCCATACGACCAGTTTCCAAAATAACGGTTTGATCATCTGGTACGGTCTTTAAATCTTTAACACGCATTAAAAGGCCTTCTGGCACATCCAAATAGCCCAATTTCATAGAAGTTCTAACAATTTTTGCTAAATCACGACCAGTTAGTAACACTCTTTTGCCCGTGGCTTTAGCTGCATTTAAAACTTCTTGAACACGATTCAAATTCGAAGCTTTAGCGGCAACAATAATTCGACCGGTTGCATTTCTGAACACATTAGTAACAAAATTACCAATATCTTGTTCAGATGCATTCGGGAAGGATGCTTCTGCATTAGATGAATCACTTAATAAAGCTAATACACCCTTTTGTTCAATTTCAGCCAAGCGATCCATATCTGTGTGGTAATTTTTAGTTGCAGTTGGATCAAACTTGAAATCACCGGTATAGACAATTTCGCCAGCTGGAGTATGCACATCAACCCCTAAAGAATCTGGAATTGAGTGTGTAGTATGGAAAAACGAAATACTTGCATTCTTAAAATCAATCTCAGTATCTGCGTCAATAACGTGGAATAAGCTGTTTTTTCGATGCTTATTTTCGCGTTGAACTTCAATTTTAGCAAGTTCAATACTTAACTGTGAACCAAATACTGGAATATCATATTTTCTTAAAATATATGGTAATGCTCCAATAGAATCTGCATGTCCATGTGTTATAAATATCCCCGCTACCCGATCTCCATATTGTTCAAAAAAATCGAGATCAGGGATTACTACATCGATACCAAATAAAGAACTATCAGGATACTTTAATCCGGCATCAAGAACAAAAATTTCATCGTTAACTTGAACGGCAAACATATCTTTCCCCTGTTCACGTACACCGCTCAAGATCATAATCTTTAGTTGATTAGCCATTATATTTCCTTTTCTATAATTTAAAATTTAATTTTTTATGGATCATAAGATCACAACGTAAAAATAATCTGTTTCAATTTTAGCATAAAGAAGGAAACAAAAAAAGCCAGCCGTCGGCTGACTCTCTTGATTTTTTTAAAATTAACGACGAAGACCTAATCTCTTGATCAATTCACGGTAACGATTAATGTCGTTCTTTTCTAAGTAACGAAGTAAATTACGACGGTGACCGATCTTCTTAAGTAAACCAACGTATGAGTGGTGGTCATGCTTGTGGCTCTTCATGTGTTCAGTCAAGTTGTTAATATCTGCAGTTAAAAGTGCAACTTGTACTTCAACAGAACCAGTATCACCTTCGTGAGTTGCATATTCTTTAATAATATTATCTTTTTCAGCTTTTGAAATTGCCATAATTAAAAATCACCTTTCAATAAATAAATTGCCATTAACAACGTTCATCGTCGGCGTGAGCAAATAAACAGCGTTAATGGTTCACAAAAATTATAATACACATTATTTTTTAAAAAAGCAAGCACAAATTACCTTGCATCCTAGATAGTTCTTAAGTATAATGTATGAAGTAAATTTCTAAATCATTGGAGGTGAATTTCATGCCACAAATTAAATCAGCTATCAAACGTGTTAAGACGCAAAATGCTACTAACAAACGCAACGCTTCTGAATTAAGCAAGTTAAGAACTGCTATTAAGAAATTTAAGAACGCTGTTGAAACTGATAGTAAAGAAGACGTCTCCAAGTTGCATTTAGAAGCTGTTCGCGCTTTGGACAAGGCTGCTTCAAAGGGCTTAATCCACAAGAACAAAGCTGCTCGTGATAAGAGTCGTTTAACTAAGTTAGCAAACAAGTAATTTTACTTATTACTAATAACAAAAAAGAGAGAAGAAATATTTCTTCTCTCTTTTTTGTTTTTAAACATTTAAAACAAAAAGTTTTAAGAAATTATCTTCATGATAATTTCCATTTTTATAATTGAATTCCAATTTAATTGCATCATCCAATAACTTTTCTAGCTTATTTATTGCTAATTTATTTTTCATAGCTAGTTTCACTCTATAAGGATGCACTCCTAACTCTTTAACAATTTGTGATTCACTACGTTGCCTTTGAGCCAATATTTTCACTACCAAAATCAACTCTAATTGATTTTCAAAAACCGCTAATAACTGAATAGGTGTTGCGCCTTCACGTAATTGATTATTTAATCGGTCAGTTGCTTCTTGATAATTTTTATTTAAAGCTGCATCTAAAATAGCGAAAATATTTTGAGCTAATGACAAATCAACATTTTGAATAACAGATTTTTCAGTAATTTTATTGTTTTCAGCAGCCATTTTAAGCTTTTGATAATTACTCAAAACTGTATCCATAACTTGATCACTGCGTTCTACCAAGATTTGTAAAGCAGATTGTGTAATTGTGTATCCTTCAGCTTTAATTATAGCTTTAGTCATAGCACCTACTTCATACGGCCTAATCTTAGGCTCAAACACATTAAATTGCTTCATAATAGTTTTAGTTAATTTCTTACGCCGATCAATTTTTTCATAAGATGCCTCAATAACTACAACATCTTCTAAATCAGCTATTTTCTCAAATATTTTTTGTAAATCATCTAATTGTTTACTAAATTTTTTAGGAACTTTAGCTGTCAAAAAAAATGGATTTTTTATCACAATTAATTTCTGCTCACTAAACAAACTTGATTCAGTTAAATCAGCAATTAACTCATCTAAACCATCGCTTTCGCAATCAACCACTATATGTTCATAGTCTTTAAATTGCTCTTCTTTAGCGTAAGAATTAACTAGATAATCGTTAAGAAAATCATCTTCTCCCCAAACCAAAGCATGCAAATTATCATTTCGATTTGTATTTTTAAATAAAGAAAGTAAGGTCATTTTTTACCCCGCTTTAAAAAGTAACTAAACTCGGGATCTTGCATCCCACCATAATACCAGCTAATCATACCACAGTCTTGAGTTGAAACCCACGGTATTTGTTGAGTTGATAATGTATGTAAAGTCTCTTGATGTGGATGTCCAAAACGATTTTTACGTCCGGCCGAAATAAATACCATCTTGGGATGAATTGCTTGTAAA contains these protein-coding regions:
- a CDS encoding ribonuclease J, which translates into the protein MANQLKIMILSGVREQGKDMFAVQVNDEIFVLDAGLKYPDSSLFGIDVVIPDLDFFEQYGDRVAGIFITHGHADSIGALPYILRKYDIPVFGSQLSIELAKIEVQRENKHRKNSLFHVIDADTEIDFKNASISFFHTTHSIPDSLGVDVHTPAGEIVYTGDFKFDPTATKNYHTDMDRLAEIEQKGVLALLSDSSNAEASFPNASEQDIGNFVTNVFRNATGRIIVAAKASNLNRVQEVLNAAKATGKRVLLTGRDLAKIVRTSMKLGYLDVPEGLLMRVKDLKTVPDDQTVILETGRMGEPLNSLQKMAQKRHSMITIQKGDLVFIATTPSHSVETMVAETSDLVYKAGGTVIQLGRNIHTSGHATGRDIQLLIDTLKPKFLIPVIGEYRLLEIVRDLAIKTGMDPKNIYITKNGDCLDYDFKRKRFYLSDPVPGEDTMIDGSGVGDVGNIVLRDREVLSDDGIFVAVVTIDRKKKKIIAEPKVTSRGFVYIKANRQLMSESIDVIKKAINNNFEHKKFDWTELKQDIRSDLEKFLYKKTNRRPVILPVVMEVNQNRHRAMQKRNEKTQSVSNKSTKKSNNKEK
- the rpsT gene encoding 30S ribosomal protein S20, with the protein product MPQIKSAIKRVKTQNATNKRNASELSKLRTAIKKFKNAVETDSKEDVSKLHLEAVRALDKAASKGLIHKNKAARDKSRLTKLANK
- the rpsO gene encoding 30S ribosomal protein S15; amino-acid sequence: MAISKAEKDNIIKEYATHEGDTGSVEVQVALLTADINNLTEHMKSHKHDHHSYVGLLKKIGHRRNLLRYLEKNDINRYRELIKRLGLRR
- the holA gene encoding DNA polymerase III subunit delta: MTLLSLFKNTNRNDNLHALVWGEDDFLNDYLVNSYAKEEQFKDYEHIVVDCESDGLDELIADLTESSLFSEQKLIVIKNPFFLTAKVPKKFSKQLDDLQKIFEKIADLEDVVVIEASYEKIDRRKKLTKTIMKQFNVFEPKIRPYEVGAMTKAIIKAEGYTITQSALQILVERSDQVMDTVLSNYQKLKMAAENNKITEKSVIQNVDLSLAQNIFAILDAALNKNYQEATDRLNNQLREGATPIQLLAVFENQLELILVVKILAQRQRSESQIVKELGVHPYRVKLAMKNKLAINKLEKLLDDAIKLEFNYKNGNYHEDNFLKLFVLNV